The following are from one region of the Cytobacillus firmus genome:
- the speE gene encoding spermidine synthase: MGLWFTEKQTENFGITMKVKRTLHTEQTEFQKLDMVETEEWGNMLLLDDMVMTSIKDEFVYHEMVAHIPLFTHPNPENVLVVGGGDGGVIREVLKHPSVKKATLVDIDGKVIEYSKKFLPEIAGKLDDPRVDVQVGDGFMHIAESENEYDVIMVDSTEPVGPAVNLFTKGFYAGISKALKEDGIFVAQSDNPWFKADLIRNVQRDVKEIFPITRLYTANIPTYPSGMWAFTIGSKKYDPLEVSEERFHEIETKYYTKELHKAAFVLPKFVADLVK; encoded by the coding sequence ATGGGACTTTGGTTTACAGAGAAACAAACAGAGAACTTTGGCATTACGATGAAGGTGAAGCGTACTTTACATACAGAACAGACAGAATTCCAGAAGCTTGATATGGTGGAAACAGAAGAGTGGGGCAATATGCTGCTTCTTGACGACATGGTTATGACTTCAATCAAGGATGAGTTTGTGTACCATGAGATGGTTGCGCACATTCCTTTGTTCACACATCCAAACCCTGAAAACGTTCTTGTAGTAGGCGGCGGGGACGGAGGCGTTATCCGTGAAGTCCTTAAGCACCCAAGCGTGAAAAAGGCGACTCTTGTAGATATCGACGGTAAGGTAATTGAGTACTCAAAGAAATTCCTTCCTGAGATTGCAGGCAAGCTTGATGACCCGCGCGTAGATGTACAGGTGGGCGATGGCTTCATGCACATTGCTGAAAGCGAAAATGAGTATGATGTAATCATGGTAGACTCAACTGAGCCGGTAGGACCTGCGGTAAACCTATTCACTAAGGGCTTCTACGCTGGGATCTCTAAAGCTCTTAAAGAAGACGGCATCTTCGTGGCCCAGTCTGACAACCCGTGGTTCAAAGCGGACCTTATCCGCAACGTGCAGCGCGATGTGAAAGAAATTTTCCCGATCACACGTCTTTACACTGCCAACATTCCTACGTACCCAAGCGGGATGTGGGCGTTCACAATCGGCTCTAAAAAATACGATCCATTAGAAGTAAGCGAGGAGCGCTTCCATGAGATCGAAACAAAATACTACACAAAAGAATTGCATAAAGCGGCATTTGTGTTGCCTAAATTTGTTGCAGACTTAGTGAAGTAA
- the speB gene encoding agmatinase, with protein sequence MRFDEAYSGNVFIKSHPSYEESEAVIYGMPMDWTVSYRPGSRFGPARIREVSIGLEEYSPYLDRELEEVKYYDAGDIPLPFGNPQKSIDMIEEFIDQLLAEGKFPLGMGGEHLVSWPVIKAMYKKYPDLAIIHMDAHTDLREDYEGEPLSHSTPIRKAADLIGPGNVYSFGIRSGMKEEFQWAKEVGMHISKFEVHQPLKEILPKLAGRPVYVTIDIDVLDPAHAPGTGTVDAGGITSRELLASIHEIAHSDVNVVGADLVEVAPIYDPSEQTANTASKLIREMILGWVK encoded by the coding sequence GTGCGTTTTGATGAAGCCTATTCAGGCAATGTGTTTATTAAAAGCCATCCTAGTTATGAAGAAAGTGAAGCAGTCATTTATGGCATGCCGATGGACTGGACGGTCAGCTATCGTCCGGGATCCCGTTTCGGCCCTGCCCGTATCCGCGAGGTGTCTATCGGGCTTGAAGAGTACAGCCCATACTTGGACCGTGAGCTTGAAGAGGTAAAATATTATGATGCCGGCGATATTCCACTGCCATTCGGAAATCCGCAGAAAAGCATCGATATGATTGAAGAGTTTATCGATCAGCTTCTGGCTGAGGGTAAATTCCCGCTAGGCATGGGAGGAGAGCATCTCGTTTCCTGGCCTGTCATCAAAGCGATGTACAAAAAATATCCGGATCTGGCGATTATCCACATGGATGCCCATACAGATCTGCGCGAGGATTATGAAGGGGAGCCATTATCCCACTCAACACCAATCCGCAAAGCAGCTGACCTGATTGGGCCAGGCAATGTCTATTCTTTTGGCATCCGTTCCGGCATGAAAGAAGAATTCCAGTGGGCGAAGGAAGTCGGCATGCACATCTCGAAATTCGAAGTGCACCAGCCATTGAAAGAGATTCTGCCTAAGCTTGCCGGACGTCCGGTCTATGTAACAATTGATATTGATGTTTTAGACCCTGCCCATGCGCCGGGTACTGGAACAGTGGACGCAGGCGGCATCACATCAAGAGAGCTTCTTGCTTCTATTCATGAAATTGCCCATTCAGATGTAAACGTTGTGGGAGCTGACCTTGTCGAGGTCGCGCCAATCTATGACCCATCTGAACAAACGGCCAATACAGCGAGCAAACTGATTCGGGAAATGATTCTTGGATGGGTTAAGTAA
- a CDS encoding DUF1934 domain-containing protein — MSSSSAEQMPVKINVKTDIRSGGSKETFELTAFGRYYIKDSARFLQYDEVMEQGTVKTIIKMSDADGLILRSGAVKMRLPFKMNKKLRGSYETPYGVFEMGTVTKRMVHQYDGESGKGSIDILYDLKMQGSQAGTYHLAITFEEENNEHS; from the coding sequence TTGTCCAGTAGCTCAGCGGAACAAATGCCTGTGAAGATTAATGTGAAGACAGATATTCGCAGTGGAGGCAGCAAAGAGACTTTTGAATTGACTGCTTTTGGCCGATACTATATAAAAGATTCCGCCCGTTTCCTTCAGTATGACGAAGTGATGGAACAGGGAACAGTAAAGACGATTATAAAAATGTCCGATGCAGACGGGCTGATTTTACGAAGCGGCGCCGTGAAAATGAGGCTCCCTTTTAAAATGAATAAAAAGCTCCGCGGAAGCTACGAGACGCCGTACGGAGTGTTTGAGATGGGTACGGTGACCAAGCGGATGGTCCATCAATATGATGGCGAATCCGGCAAAGGTTCGATTGATATTTTATACGACCTGAAAATGCAAGGATCCCAGGCAGGTACATACCATTTGGCGATTACGTTTGAGGAGGAGAACAATGAACATAGTTGA
- the argS gene encoding arginine--tRNA ligase: protein MNIVEQVQGKLKQEIKDAVVKAGLAAEEQIPDVILEIPKEKSHGDYSTNMAMQLARVAKKAPRMIAEELIASFDSSKASIEKIEIAGPGFINFYMNNSYLTDLIPAVLEAGDQYGETTVGNNQKIQVEFVSANPTGDLHLGHARGAAVGDSLCNILDKAGYDVSREYYINDAGNQINNLALSVEARYFQALGLDKEMPADGYHGEDIIGIGKKLAEEHGDKYVNADEKERFDFFRDYGLKYEMAKLKQDLEDFRVPFDVWYSETSLYHNGKIDTALQALKDNGHIYEEEGATWFRSTTFGDDKDRVLIKNDGSYTYLTPDIAYHKDKLERGFEKLINIWGADHHGYIPRMKAAIQALGYDRDALEVEIIQLVHLYKNGEKMKMSKRTGKAVTMRDLVEEVGLDATRYFFAMRSADTHLDFDLDLAVSQSNENPVYYAQYAHARISSILRQGEEQGMSAEAADYSLISAEKEIDVLKKIGEFPQAVGEAAQKRMPHRITNYIYELASSFHSFYNAEKVLDAENPERTKARLALIKTVQTTLKNSLKLIGVSAPEKM, encoded by the coding sequence ATGAACATAGTTGAACAGGTGCAAGGCAAATTAAAGCAGGAAATTAAGGATGCGGTTGTGAAAGCCGGTTTGGCAGCGGAAGAGCAGATTCCCGATGTGATACTTGAAATCCCGAAGGAAAAGTCGCATGGCGATTATTCCACGAATATGGCAATGCAGCTGGCGCGAGTGGCAAAAAAGGCGCCAAGAATGATTGCAGAAGAGCTTATTGCTTCTTTTGACAGCTCAAAAGCTTCCATCGAAAAAATTGAAATCGCCGGACCTGGCTTTATCAATTTTTACATGAATAACTCATATCTGACTGATCTGATTCCGGCCGTTCTGGAAGCAGGAGATCAGTACGGAGAAACAACAGTTGGCAACAATCAGAAGATCCAGGTGGAGTTTGTTTCCGCTAACCCGACAGGGGACCTGCATCTTGGACATGCCCGCGGCGCAGCTGTTGGCGACTCCTTATGCAACATTTTAGACAAAGCCGGCTACGATGTGTCCCGTGAGTACTATATCAATGATGCCGGCAACCAGATCAACAATCTGGCTCTATCGGTTGAAGCCCGCTATTTCCAGGCTCTTGGCCTGGATAAAGAAATGCCTGCTGACGGATACCATGGCGAAGATATCATCGGCATCGGCAAAAAGCTCGCTGAGGAGCACGGCGATAAATATGTAAATGCAGATGAAAAAGAGCGTTTTGACTTTTTCCGTGACTACGGCCTGAAATATGAAATGGCGAAGCTGAAGCAGGATCTTGAAGATTTCCGCGTTCCATTCGATGTCTGGTACTCGGAAACATCCCTTTACCATAATGGCAAAATTGACACAGCCCTTCAGGCATTAAAGGATAACGGCCACATATACGAGGAAGAGGGCGCTACATGGTTCCGTTCCACCACTTTCGGTGATGACAAAGACCGTGTCCTCATTAAAAATGACGGCTCTTACACGTATCTGACTCCAGATATCGCTTACCATAAAGACAAGCTTGAAAGAGGCTTTGAAAAGCTGATCAACATTTGGGGCGCTGACCACCATGGCTACATTCCGCGCATGAAGGCGGCCATCCAGGCGCTTGGCTATGACCGTGATGCACTTGAAGTCGAGATCATCCAGCTTGTACATCTGTATAAAAACGGCGAAAAAATGAAGATGAGCAAACGTACCGGCAAAGCGGTAACAATGCGTGACCTTGTAGAAGAAGTAGGACTGGACGCAACACGCTATTTCTTCGCGATGAGAAGTGCGGATACACATCTTGATTTCGACCTTGATCTGGCTGTATCCCAATCCAATGAAAACCCTGTTTACTATGCACAGTATGCACACGCGCGTATTTCCAGCATCCTGCGCCAGGGTGAGGAACAGGGCATGTCTGCAGAAGCGGCAGATTATTCCCTGATTTCTGCGGAAAAGGAAATCGACGTTCTGAAGAAGATCGGCGAATTCCCGCAGGCTGTCGGCGAAGCAGCGCAAAAGCGCATGCCGCACAGAATTACGAACTATATTTATGAACTGGCTTCATCTTTCCACAGCTTCTACAATGCAGAAAAAGTATTGGATGCGGAAAATCCGGAAAGAACGAAAGCCCGTCTGGCACTGATCAAAACGGTTCAGACTACTTTGAAGAACTCACTGAAATTAATCGGCGTATCTGCTCCGGAAAAAATGTAA
- a CDS encoding XapX domain-containing protein produces MKIVLLSILTGFVVGFVFAFMKLPIPAPPALPGIMGIVGIYLGFKAYEVVLPWLQGILR; encoded by the coding sequence ATGAAAATCGTTCTTTTATCCATTCTTACAGGATTCGTAGTCGGCTTTGTCTTTGCTTTCATGAAGCTGCCAATTCCTGCTCCGCCAGCGCTTCCCGGCATTATGGGGATTGTCGGCATTTACCTCGGGTTTAAAGCATATGAAGTGGTTCTGCCCTGGCTGCAGGGGATATTGAGATAA
- a CDS encoding DMT family transporter, with protein MKPQFAASLYATISISFWGVSFVSTKAVLDKLDPYTLIMLRFAIGAAFLLLVLLLKRYPLQIPFKYIPHLIVLGVLGVFIHQVIQVTALETIDASSAGWIISFSPVFTVLLSMIFLHEKLTFLKTLGIITAISGVLMVTGARSGQTLGFAMNIGYFLMILSTLNWAVYSILVKKLHIKLPSLVVTFYMSLLGCMLTIPFLLRDRGWEKFHLLSGSEWGHILFLGIFVSGIGYWYWSKALEVLEASKVSMFIYMEPLFTFIAAILLLREKILFISIMGGIIIMIGVIMVNGQLKYFSWRKR; from the coding sequence ATGAAGCCACAGTTTGCAGCCTCACTTTACGCAACTATTTCAATCAGTTTTTGGGGAGTCTCTTTTGTCTCCACGAAAGCGGTTTTGGATAAGCTGGACCCTTATACATTAATCATGCTCCGGTTTGCCATCGGAGCCGCTTTTCTGCTCCTTGTGCTCCTCCTGAAAAGATATCCGCTCCAGATTCCGTTTAAGTATATTCCCCATTTAATTGTTCTCGGTGTACTTGGCGTTTTCATCCATCAGGTCATCCAGGTCACAGCCTTAGAGACGATAGACGCCTCCTCTGCGGGATGGATTATTTCTTTTTCACCTGTTTTTACCGTGCTTCTCTCCATGATCTTTCTTCATGAAAAATTGACATTCCTGAAGACACTGGGCATTATAACTGCCATTTCCGGTGTGCTCATGGTAACGGGAGCGAGGAGCGGCCAGACACTGGGATTTGCTATGAATATAGGATATTTCCTCATGATTCTAAGTACACTGAATTGGGCCGTATATTCCATTCTGGTAAAAAAACTGCATATTAAGCTTCCGTCCCTTGTGGTCACTTTTTATATGAGTCTGCTTGGCTGCATGCTGACAATTCCCTTTTTATTGAGAGATAGAGGATGGGAGAAATTCCATCTATTATCTGGTTCAGAATGGGGCCATATTTTGTTTCTGGGCATATTTGTGTCTGGGATTGGCTACTGGTACTGGTCTAAGGCACTCGAGGTTTTGGAAGCTTCCAAAGTATCGATGTTTATCTATATGGAACCGCTGTTTACCTTTATAGCGGCTATTCTATTGCTTCGTGAAAAAATCCTCTTCATAAGCATCATGGGCGGAATCATAATTATGATAGGAGTGATCATGGTGAATGGTCAGCTGAAATATTTTTCATGGAGGAAACGATAA
- the uvsE gene encoding UV DNA damage repair endonuclease UvsE, producing the protein MKIRLGYVSHAISLWEASPARTLTFTRYQQLPEEEKLDKLKAVTAVNLQNTLRMLYFNIAHEIQLYRLSSSIVPLATHPEVLWDFVTPFKDKWLEIGDLIKRHGLRVSFHPNQFTLFTSPREDVTRNAVKDMEYHYRMFEAMGVEKKSVINIHIGGAYGDKLSTIDRFHENLKMLPSHVKEQMTLENDDKTYTADETLLACQKENIPLVFDYHHHMANLSTRPLEEILPEIFQTWDKTGLKPKIHISSPKSEKAFRSHADYVDLDFIRPLLDVLKTFNRDIDFMIEAKAKDKAALKLTEDISSIRGVKRIGGAEVEWK; encoded by the coding sequence TTGAAAATCAGACTCGGGTATGTTTCCCATGCGATCAGCTTGTGGGAGGCATCTCCTGCCAGGACATTAACATTTACACGCTATCAGCAGCTGCCTGAGGAGGAAAAGCTGGACAAGCTGAAGGCCGTCACAGCGGTGAATCTGCAAAATACGCTGCGAATGCTTTATTTTAATATCGCCCATGAAATTCAGCTGTATCGGCTCTCAAGCTCCATAGTCCCTCTGGCCACACATCCGGAGGTGTTATGGGATTTTGTCACACCTTTCAAGGATAAATGGCTTGAGATTGGCGATTTGATAAAAAGACATGGTCTCCGTGTGAGTTTTCACCCCAATCAATTCACACTGTTCACCTCCCCGCGCGAGGATGTGACCCGGAATGCAGTTAAAGATATGGAATACCATTACCGGATGTTTGAGGCCATGGGTGTTGAAAAGAAAAGCGTCATCAACATCCATATTGGCGGGGCTTACGGGGACAAGCTCTCGACCATTGACCGGTTCCATGAAAACCTGAAGATGCTGCCGTCTCATGTCAAAGAGCAAATGACACTCGAGAATGATGATAAAACCTATACCGCCGATGAAACCCTCCTGGCCTGCCAGAAGGAAAACATCCCTCTTGTATTCGATTATCATCACCATATGGCGAACCTCAGCACCCGTCCTCTGGAAGAAATTCTTCCGGAGATTTTTCAGACATGGGACAAAACAGGACTCAAGCCGAAAATTCATATCTCCTCGCCCAAATCCGAAAAGGCCTTTCGGTCCCATGCCGACTATGTGGACCTGGATTTTATCCGGCCCCTTCTCGACGTGCTGAAAACCTTTAACCGGGATATCGATTTTATGATCGAGGCCAAAGCCAAGGACAAGGCTGCGCTTAAGCTGACAGAGGACATCAGCAGTATCCGCGGGGTGAAAAGGATCGGCGGAGCGGAGGTCGAGTGGAAATAG
- the cls gene encoding cardiolipin synthase, with the protein MTVWNIIMAVLLVIVLWLYIDFTWGRKSHMKKLERTSCPIRQSDMELFTDGPALFDDLFSELKKAQKHIHILFYIVKDDKISKEFLSILKGKAKEGVEVRLLLDWAGSFPVKRKTVKELKSSGIKFSFAHVPKLPFLFYSFQARNHRKIAVIDGKIGYSGGFNIGKEYINQDKKLNPWRDYHLKFWGEGVQDLQREFLTDWYKATKTDLLANSVYFPALHSGEYRHQFAAYKGAFLEESFSSLIRNAKKSITIGTPYFIPSKRLFKDLLHALERGVTVKILVPCVTDHILVKEASYLYLRTLIKEGAYVYEYKKGFYHAKAIIIDDEISDIGTANFDKRSLFLNYEINCFIYDKEFIEQIRAVLEKDILHAKRLTLKELNRLDPLRTFKEMLARSMASFL; encoded by the coding sequence ATGACTGTCTGGAATATCATTATGGCCGTTTTGCTCGTCATCGTCTTGTGGCTCTATATTGATTTTACATGGGGCCGGAAAAGCCATATGAAAAAGCTTGAGCGGACTTCATGCCCCATCCGGCAGTCTGATATGGAGCTGTTTACAGACGGGCCTGCTTTGTTTGATGATTTATTCTCTGAGCTTAAAAAAGCGCAAAAGCACATTCATATTTTATTTTATATTGTGAAGGATGATAAAATCAGCAAGGAGTTTTTATCCATATTAAAGGGTAAAGCAAAAGAAGGAGTGGAAGTCCGTCTGCTGCTGGATTGGGCCGGAAGCTTTCCTGTCAAAAGAAAAACCGTTAAGGAACTGAAGAGCAGCGGCATCAAGTTTTCGTTTGCGCATGTGCCAAAGCTGCCCTTTCTCTTCTATTCATTTCAGGCCCGGAACCATCGGAAAATTGCGGTTATTGACGGAAAAATCGGATACAGCGGCGGTTTTAATATTGGCAAAGAATACATCAATCAGGACAAAAAGCTGAACCCGTGGCGTGACTACCATTTAAAATTTTGGGGCGAAGGCGTGCAGGATCTGCAAAGAGAGTTTCTGACTGACTGGTATAAGGCAACGAAGACCGACCTGCTCGCAAACAGCGTCTATTTTCCTGCGCTTCATTCAGGTGAATACCGCCACCAGTTTGCGGCTTATAAAGGGGCCTTTCTGGAAGAAAGCTTCTCATCGTTAATACGGAATGCGAAAAAGAGCATTACGATTGGGACTCCATATTTTATTCCGAGCAAAAGACTTTTTAAAGATTTGCTCCATGCCCTGGAACGTGGCGTCACGGTCAAGATCCTCGTCCCATGCGTGACAGATCATATTCTTGTAAAAGAAGCCTCTTATCTTTATTTAAGAACACTGATAAAAGAAGGCGCTTATGTGTATGAGTATAAAAAGGGCTTTTACCATGCAAAGGCGATAATAATCGATGATGAGATCAGTGATATCGGAACAGCCAATTTTGATAAGCGGAGCCTGTTCTTAAATTATGAAATCAATTGCTTTATTTATGACAAAGAGTTCATAGAGCAAATCAGGGCTGTATTGGAAAAAGACATCCTCCATGCAAAAAGATTAACGCTAAAAGAATTAAACCGGCTGGATCCTTTGCGGACATTCAAGGAAATGCTTGCCCGGTCTATGGCAAGCTTTCTGTAA
- a CDS encoding heterodisulfide reductase-related iron-sulfur binding cluster codes for MNGLLWINLITFLLVTAYAISLFVYVVKTRIEYIKLGKKVEFDGKVKERLEKIWVNVFGQKKLLKDKKSGIIHVMFFYGFILVQFGAIDFIIKGIKPGAHLPLGPLYPGFTFFQEIVTLTILVAVIWAFYRRYVEKLVRLKRGFKSGLVLIFIGGLMLSVLLGNGMGMIWHGHEGTWTEPVASLIAGGLSWMGETASIAVFYIAWWIHLLFLLAFLVYVPQSKHAHLIAGPANVYFNRLDNPGKLKAIDFEDESQESFGVGKIEDFTQHQMIDFYACVECGRCTNMCPATGTGKMLSPMDLILKLRDHLTNHGAVVTSKQPWVPTFAFSNTKGNQLALAAAGQGAEEAAAGLAYSPSLIGEVITEEEIWACTTCRNCEDQCPVMNEHVDKIIDLRRYLVLTEGKMDADAQRAMTNIERQGNPWGLNRKEREDWREAREDVHVPTVKEMKKAGEEFEYLFWVGSMGSYDNRSQKIALSFAKLMNEAGVKFAILGNKEKNSGDTPRRLGNEFLFQELATKNIEEFEKNEVKKIVTIDPHAYNIFKNEYPDFGLEAEVYHHTEVLAQLVEEGKLKPQYAVEETITFHDSCYLGRYNEVYDPPREILKSIPGVKLVEMERNRETGMCCGAGGGLMWMEEETGHRVNVSRTEQALAVNPSVISSGCPYCLTMLSDGTKAKEVEEQVHTYDVAEILEKSVIGESRNVAS; via the coding sequence ATGAACGGTTTATTATGGATCAACTTAATTACATTCCTTCTTGTAACCGCTTACGCTATCAGCCTGTTTGTCTATGTTGTGAAGACGCGGATTGAATATATTAAGCTTGGCAAAAAGGTGGAGTTTGACGGCAAGGTGAAAGAGCGCCTTGAAAAGATCTGGGTCAATGTTTTTGGCCAGAAAAAGCTTTTAAAGGATAAGAAAAGCGGCATCATTCACGTGATGTTTTTCTACGGCTTCATTCTTGTCCAATTCGGAGCGATTGATTTTATTATCAAAGGAATTAAGCCAGGTGCACACCTGCCGCTTGGACCTTTATATCCCGGGTTCACCTTTTTCCAGGAAATTGTGACCCTGACGATCCTTGTTGCGGTCATCTGGGCTTTCTACCGCCGCTATGTAGAGAAGCTTGTCCGCTTAAAGCGCGGATTCAAATCAGGCCTCGTCCTTATTTTCATCGGAGGACTTATGCTTTCCGTCCTGCTTGGCAATGGAATGGGCATGATCTGGCATGGCCATGAAGGAACATGGACAGAGCCTGTTGCTTCCCTGATTGCTGGCGGATTATCTTGGATGGGTGAAACAGCTTCGATTGCTGTCTTTTATATCGCATGGTGGATTCACTTATTATTCCTGCTTGCATTCCTGGTGTATGTGCCTCAATCCAAGCACGCTCACTTAATCGCCGGACCGGCCAACGTATACTTCAACCGTCTGGACAATCCGGGGAAACTAAAGGCAATCGACTTTGAAGATGAATCACAGGAAAGCTTTGGTGTCGGAAAGATTGAAGATTTTACACAGCATCAGATGATTGACTTCTATGCGTGTGTGGAATGCGGACGCTGTACCAATATGTGTCCGGCAACCGGCACTGGAAAAATGCTTTCACCGATGGATTTAATCCTGAAATTACGTGATCATTTAACAAATCACGGTGCTGTTGTCACGTCAAAGCAGCCATGGGTTCCGACATTCGCTTTTTCCAACACGAAAGGCAATCAGCTTGCGCTTGCAGCTGCCGGCCAGGGTGCAGAAGAAGCTGCGGCTGGTCTTGCATACAGCCCAAGCCTGATTGGAGAAGTCATTACAGAAGAAGAAATCTGGGCTTGTACGACTTGCCGAAACTGTGAAGACCAATGTCCGGTAATGAATGAACATGTTGATAAGATTATCGATCTGCGCCGCTACCTTGTGTTAACAGAAGGGAAGATGGACGCGGACGCACAGCGTGCCATGACCAATATCGAACGCCAGGGCAATCCTTGGGGACTGAACCGCAAGGAGCGCGAAGACTGGAGAGAAGCACGCGAAGATGTTCATGTGCCGACAGTGAAGGAAATGAAAAAGGCGGGAGAAGAGTTCGAATACTTATTCTGGGTTGGCTCAATGGGCTCTTATGACAACCGCAGCCAGAAGATCGCTCTTTCCTTTGCGAAACTGATGAATGAGGCCGGCGTCAAGTTCGCCATCCTTGGCAACAAGGAAAAGAACTCCGGTGACACGCCAAGACGTCTTGGAAACGAGTTCCTGTTCCAGGAGCTTGCCACTAAGAACATTGAAGAGTTTGAGAAAAATGAAGTGAAGAAGATTGTCACGATTGATCCTCATGCCTACAACATTTTCAAAAATGAGTATCCGGATTTCGGATTAGAGGCAGAGGTTTATCACCATACTGAAGTTCTTGCCCAGCTTGTGGAAGAAGGCAAGCTGAAGCCGCAATATGCAGTGGAAGAAACAATTACCTTCCATGATTCCTGCTATCTGGGACGCTACAACGAGGTGTATGATCCTCCGCGTGAAATCCTTAAGAGCATCCCGGGCGTCAAGCTTGTGGAAATGGAAAGAAACCGCGAAACCGGCATGTGCTGCGGAGCGGGCGGCGGCCTGATGTGGATGGAAGAAGAAACCGGACACCGCGTAAACGTTTCACGCACAGAGCAGGCATTGGCAGTCAATCCATCTGTGATCAGTTCAGGATGTCCATACTGCTTAACCATGCTGTCTGATGGAACGAAAGCGAAAGAAGTGGAAGAACAGGTTCATACGTACGATGTTGCTGAAATTCTGGAAAAGTCCGTTATAGGTGAAAGCCGGAATGTAGCATCCTAA
- a CDS encoding 3-hydroxybutyryl-CoA dehydrogenase, which produces MNVKNIMVIGAGQMGSGIAQVCAQAGYSVILNDLKPEFVERGLGVIKKNLSRQVEKERMTADEMEAVLKNVTASSDLQDAKNVELVIEAAVENMEIKTKLFSQLDEIAPEHAILASNTSSLPITEIAAATKRPEKVIGMHFMNPVPVMKLVEIIRGLATADEVYQTIEDITKTLKKVPVEVNDFPGFVSNRILMPMINEAIFTLYEGVATKEAIDEVMKLGMNHPMGPLTLADFIGLDTCLYIMETLHEGFGDDKYRPCPLLRKYVKAGWLGKKTGRGFYVYE; this is translated from the coding sequence ATGAACGTAAAAAACATTATGGTAATCGGTGCTGGACAAATGGGTTCAGGAATCGCACAGGTATGTGCACAGGCAGGCTATAGCGTCATCTTAAACGACTTAAAGCCGGAGTTTGTGGAACGCGGCCTTGGCGTGATAAAGAAAAATCTTTCCCGCCAGGTGGAAAAAGAGCGCATGACAGCGGACGAGATGGAAGCAGTGCTGAAAAATGTAACCGCTTCAAGCGATCTGCAGGACGCCAAAAACGTAGAGCTCGTCATCGAAGCAGCGGTTGAAAACATGGAGATCAAAACGAAGCTCTTCAGCCAGTTGGATGAAATTGCACCAGAGCATGCGATTCTGGCAAGCAACACGTCATCCCTTCCAATTACAGAAATTGCAGCCGCAACCAAACGTCCGGAAAAAGTGATCGGCATGCATTTTATGAACCCGGTGCCGGTGATGAAGCTTGTGGAAATCATCCGCGGCCTGGCAACAGCTGACGAAGTGTACCAAACGATCGAAGACATTACGAAGACACTCAAAAAAGTGCCGGTAGAAGTAAATGACTTCCCGGGATTTGTATCCAACCGCATCCTGATGCCGATGATCAATGAAGCAATCTTCACGCTTTACGAAGGGGTCGCGACTAAAGAGGCCATTGATGAAGTGATGAAGCTTGGCATGAACCATCCAATGGGGCCGCTCACTTTGGCAGACTTCATTGGCCTGGACACATGCCTGTATATTATGGAAACCCTGCATGAAGGCTTTGGCGATGATAAATACCGCCCATGCCCGCTGTTAAGAAAATATGTTAAAGCCGGCTGGCTTGGCAAGAAGACCGGCAGAGGCTTCTACGTTTACGAATAA